One Thalassoroseus pseudoceratinae DNA window includes the following coding sequences:
- a CDS encoding transposase, translating to MLITLSAWPRLGRNRTGSRTAPKPYLNNEQWLLIDDLFEDPLPSKLGGRPRVPPRRCLEGVLWVLVSGARWKDLPERYPSPATCWRRLKQ from the coding sequence ATGTTGATTACCCTGTCGGCGTGGCCTCGACTTGGCCGCAATCGCACGGGGTCCAGGACGGCCCCCAAACCGTATCTCAATAATGAGCAATGGCTTTTGATCGATGACCTGTTCGAGGACCCGCTTCCCTCCAAACTCGGCGGACGACCGCGTGTACCGCCACGCCGGTGCCTAGAAGGCGTATTGTGGGTCTTAGTTTCCGGAGCGAGATGGAAAGATTTACCAGAACGATATCCCAGTCCAGCCACCTGCTGGCGGCGGCTCAAGCAGTAG
- a CDS encoding transposase encodes MDEVAGAHGGFSGLQLGRSHRRWYLCPSKKGGSAVGNTKKGKGTKIMLMVDGVGTPLAVTIASANQSEVRLIKPLIEQRQLPRKPKRLMYDRAADCDPLRTRLATEQIELICHHRKSRKRPVTQDGRKARCLAPRYVVERSISWLQTNRRITVRYEYYDHLFLGFVQLACMFTVIKWF; translated from the coding sequence TTGGACGAGGTTGCTGGGGCACATGGAGGATTTTCGGGACTTCAACTGGGAAGAAGCCATCGGCGATGGTACCTTTGCCCCAGCAAAAAAGGGGGCTCCGCGGTTGGCAACACCAAGAAAGGCAAAGGCACCAAGATCATGCTGATGGTCGATGGCGTGGGCACACCCTTGGCGGTGACGATTGCCAGTGCCAACCAAAGTGAAGTTCGACTGATCAAACCGTTGATCGAGCAACGTCAGCTCCCCCGAAAACCGAAACGACTGATGTACGATCGAGCCGCCGACTGCGATCCGTTGCGGACTCGGCTGGCGACGGAACAGATCGAGTTGATCTGCCATCATCGCAAAAGTCGCAAGCGACCCGTGACTCAAGACGGTCGCAAAGCTCGATGCCTAGCCCCCCGTTATGTCGTCGAGCGGAGCATCAGCTGGTTGCAAACCAATCGACGAATCACAGTACGTTATGAATACTACGATCATCTGTTTCTCGGCTTCGTACAACTCGCTTGCATGTTCACTGTTATCAAATGGTTTTGA
- a CDS encoding DUF1559 domain-containing protein — protein MNHRRFRRNSRRGFTLIELLVVIAIIAILIALLLPAVQQAREAARRTECKNNLKQIGLAMHTFHDTYKHFPAGINIPIASTSGAVYPTNSLHTSGKIPAPPFPDQYGSWLAYILPFMEQANITNQYDFSQREYGNTNGPDSIGATVVKSYICPSDNSSEPVITYTSGGNTYYFAINSYMANAGTQSWYIFDATFDGVFQINSRSRMATIKDGTSNTLLVGERYSYDRNWSDFPNRRGWAWSNFNSPQDCLGGTFVPINYNVPDGFSDPPPYSETDKKLSSFSSAHPGGANFALCDGSVRFMSQTSTGGLTTLQLLARPADGQVVQLD, from the coding sequence ATGAACCATCGACGCTTCCGCAGAAACAGTCGGCGAGGGTTTACCCTCATTGAACTCCTCGTCGTGATTGCGATCATCGCGATCTTGATTGCACTGCTTCTGCCCGCTGTGCAGCAAGCTCGTGAGGCTGCCCGTCGGACCGAATGTAAGAATAATTTAAAGCAAATCGGTCTCGCGATGCACACCTTCCACGACACCTACAAGCACTTTCCTGCCGGCATTAATATTCCGATTGCTAGTACGTCGGGAGCCGTCTACCCGACAAACAGTCTCCACACGTCCGGAAAGATCCCCGCCCCCCCTTTTCCGGATCAGTACGGATCGTGGTTGGCTTACATTTTGCCGTTCATGGAGCAGGCGAACATCACGAATCAGTACGACTTCTCTCAACGAGAATATGGCAATACCAATGGACCAGACTCGATCGGCGCGACGGTGGTTAAATCTTATATTTGTCCATCAGATAATTCTTCGGAACCTGTGATCACCTATACAAGTGGCGGCAACACCTACTACTTTGCGATCAATAGTTACATGGCGAACGCAGGCACACAGTCTTGGTATATTTTTGATGCGACATTCGATGGTGTGTTTCAGATCAATAGTCGATCTCGAATGGCAACCATCAAAGACGGCACATCAAACACATTGCTAGTCGGCGAACGTTACAGTTACGATCGAAACTGGAGCGATTTTCCGAATCGTCGTGGTTGGGCATGGTCGAACTTCAATTCGCCTCAGGACTGTCTGGGGGGAACGTTTGTGCCTATCAACTATAATGTTCCAGATGGGTTTAGTGATCCGCCCCCATACTCTGAGACGGACAAGAAACTCAGTTCCTTCAGTAGTGCACATCCCGGCGGAGCAAACTTTGCGTTGTGTGACGGTTCCGTACGGTTCATGTCGCAAACATCAACGGGTGGGCTGACTACGCTACAACTCCTCGCACGCCCTGCGGATGGTCAAGTCGTTCAGCTTGACTAG